The Faecalibaculum rodentium genome segment CAACTCCGCCGGAGGCAGCGCAAAACAGGGACGGGATGCAAAAACACAGGCGGTTCTTCCGCTGAGAGGAAAAATCCTGAATGTGGAGAAAGCCCGAATCGGCCGTATTTTCGAAAATGCAGAAATCCGCAGCATGATCACCGCCTTCGGATGCGGCGTACAGGATGATGTGGATGTCTCCAAGCTCAGGTATCACAAAATCATCATCATGACCGATGCGGATGTGGATGGAAGCCACATTCAGACGCTGATGCTCACTTTCCTGTACAGATTTATGCGACCTGTCATCGAAGGCGGGTATGTTTATATTGCACAGCCGCCGCTGTTCAAGGTCCAGAAGGGCAAGAAAGTGGCGTATGCCTATAAAGATGCGGAAATGGCACCCATTCTTTCTGAATTTGGAGATGGTGTGAAAATCCAGCGATACAAAGGTCTGGGGGAAATGGATGCGGAACAGCTGTGGGAAACTACAATGGATCCTGAGCAGAGAATCCTGAAAAAGGTTTCCATCAACGATGCGATGGATGCTGATTCGGTTTTCAGTATGCTGATGGGAGACGATGTGGATCCGCGGCGTGAATTTATCCAGGAAAACGCCGTCTACGCCAATCTTGATTACTAGGAGGACACATGGACGAATTGGAAAAGAACAACGGATATGAGGTTGTGGACATTGCCAGTGAAATGAAGGATTCTTTCCTGGATTATTCTATGTCCGTTATCGTGCAGCGTGCGCTCCCGGATGTACGGGACGGCTTGAAGCCGGTTCACAGACGTATTCTGCATGCGATGAACAGTTTGAATATGACCCCGGGGTCTGCACACAAGAAAAGTGCCAGAATTGTTGGAGAAGTCATAGGCAAGTATCATCCCCATGGTGATACGGCAGTGTATGATTCCATGGTACGAATGGCACAGGATTTCTCTTATCGATATCCACTTGTGGATGGTCATGGCAACTTTGGATCTCTGGATGGAGATGAAGCTGCAGCCATGCGGTATACAGAAGCCCGTATGTCCAGAATTTCCATGGAAATGATGCGTGATATCAACAAGGACACAGTGGATTTTGTGGACAACTATGATGGTGAGGAAAAGGAACCCGTGGTTCTTCCGTCAAGAATACCGAATCTGCTTGTGAATGGTTCCATGGGCATCGCTGTGGGAATGGCCACAAACATTCCTCCGCATAACCTGAAAGAAACAGCTGAGGCAGTTTGTGCCTATATGGATAATCCGGATATCACGATCCCGGAACTGATGGAATTTTTGCCGGGACCTGATTTTCCGACAGGGGGCATCATTCTTGGCAGAAAGGGTATCCGGCAGGCCTATGAGACAGGGCGTGGTTCTTTACAGGTCCGTTCCCGGTATCGTGTGGAAGAGCTCACAGGTGGAAGAAAACGGATTGTCTTTTATGAGATCCCCTTTTCTGTGAACAAAGCCAGCCTGATTGCGAAGATGGCTGCTCTGATCCGGGACAAGGCGATCCAGGGCGTCACGTACCTGAACGATGAATCCAACAGAGAAGGCATCCGGATTGTCATGGATCTGAAAAAGGATGCACAGGAAGACGTGATACTGAACCAGCTGTTTCATCTGACACCTTTGCAGTCCGGATTTGGAATCAACATGCTGGCACTGGAAGGCGGAAGGCCGAGGCAGCTGAGTCTGAAGGAAATCATCCGCGATTATGTTGAGCATCAGGTGGAAGTGATCAGAAGGAAAACTGCGTTCGATCTGAAAAAAGCACAGGAGCGTGCACACATACTGGAAGGTCTGCGCATTGCACTGGATCATCTGGATGAGATCATCACAACCATCAGAAACAGCCGGAGCGATGAAGCGGGTTTAAATGCAGAGCTTTGTGAGAAATTTGGATTTTCATATGAACAGAGCAGAGCCATCCTGGCTATGCAGATGAAGCGGCTGTCCGGTCTGGAGCGGGACAAAATTGAATCTGAATATGATGCCCTGATCCAGGCTATTGAAGATTACAAAGATATTCTGAATCGGGAAGAACGTGTTGTGCAGATCATCAAAGATGATTTGACCGAAATCGTACAGAAGTATGGCGACAAGCGACGTACTGAAATATCGACCGACTATGTGGATATGGATGATGAGGACCTGATTCCCAGAGAACATGTGATCATCACCATGACAGCATCCGGTTATATCAAGCGCCAGCCTGTCAGCATGTATCATGCCCAGAACAGAGGCGGAAAAGGCATCAAGTCACTGACATTGAATGATGAAGACAACGTGGAACATATGGTTTCCATGTCGACTCACAGCCATCTGCTTCTGTTTACCAATCAAGGCCGCGTTTATCGCCTGAAAGGCTATAATATTCCCAATGCTTCCCGCACAGCCAAAGGTACCCCGATTGTCAATGTCATGGATCTGCAGCCGGGAGAAAGCATTCGGACACTGTTGCCGGTTCCTGAAAACAAAGAAGGATTCAAGAGCCTGATTTTTGTGACCAGAAACGGTGTCGTGAAGCGGACAGCTGTCGGTGAATTTGATTCGATCAACCGGAATGGCAAGATAGCGATTGGTCTCAGACCGGATGACGAATTGAAGTTCGTAAAGGGAACTACAGGTGATGACGATGTGATCATTGCCGGCTCCAAGGGGAAGGCCATCCGGTTCCACGAATCGCAAATCAGGATGATGGGACGCACTGCTGCCGGAGTTTCGGGCTTCAATACAGATGGTGGTGAAGTGGTTGGGCTGGCTCTTACACATGAAGGCGACACCCTTCTTTCAGTCAGTGAAAATGGATTTGGCAAACGGACATCAGTGGAAGAATTTACCAGGCGGAGCCGCGGCGGAAAAGGAATGTATGCCATTCATATGACTGAAAAAACAGGACCTCTTGTTTCTGTCATGGCAGTTCATGGAGATGAAGATGCAATGATTGTTGCAAGTGATGGCATCATGATCAGAATCAGCCTGAAAGATGTGGGCTTGTACAGTCGACAGACCCAGGGACTCAAACTGATCAATCTGAATGATGGTGCTACTGTGACCCGACTGTCACTGGTTCATCCTGAAGATGAAGAGATTGCGGAAATACATATTTCCGAGGAAGAGAGCGGTCAATCCGAACAGGATGAATTGAAAGAGAACGTGTATACCGGTGATCTGGAAGTGGATGAATCGATTGAAACCGGTTCAGATGATTCTTCCCTGGAGTGATTAGTTTCACGGATTTGTGGTCTGTGTCCAGAATGCATAAATGAACACGGGTCTGAAAATCAGATAATGGATTGAGATACTCAAAGAACCCCCTTTTTGTGAGGGGGTTTTCTTTATAAAAGTTGATATATGCTGATTGTGTATTCTGTTCAGCTTCTTCTTTCCATAACCGCATTATCTGGTACAGATCAGGGATATTCCTGTATACCAAACAGGAAGCCGGCTCATTCAGAAAACTGAGGATATATAGCCAGTGCTTTTCATAGATCCAGGGCATCAGAAATCAATAAAGCAGATGTTTCTGTTTGATGAAGAACACAGGATCCATCTGCTGCAGGTTTTCTGTTCTCCGCTTCGCTCTGTCCTGCAATTCCAAATTCCAGGGAACAATTACCTGACATTCTAGACATTTCTGATTCTGTCACTTCTAGACTGCCGGATGAAAGGACACAAGCTGTATGTTCTTTCTGGATTTCAGGTCTGTAATCGGAATCACAGACAGAGATAAAGCTTATAAAAGTATAAATAACAAATACCCAAGACTGTCTTTCGCTTTTTTGCTGATCCTCAGATCCTGAGAATGACCTTTATCACAGGAGGTACGTCAAAGATGCAATCGGTTCTTGTTCGATTGTTTCGGCTGAATCATATCGGAATTTACTACAGTTTTCTGCTCCTGAATTTGTACAGAATCTGGCTTTCTACAAGCTTCTCTGCCTGTCTGTGCGTATGATTCGGTAAAGGGTCAAAATCTTCTGGGTGGAGAGAAAACATCCCGATCACAGGCTGATATCTGCCTTGCGACTGGCCGGTTTTTCCCTGTGATATAATCACTGCAGACAACAGGAGGGAACATGCTTGATATAAAATTTGTCCGGGAGAATCCGGATGCAGTGAAAGAAAACATAAGAAAAAAATTTCAGGATCATAAACTTGTACTTGTTGATCAGGTGATTGAAGAAGACCAGGAACTGAGAATTATTCAGCAGGAAGCAGACCAGCTCCGTTCCAGAAGAAAAACAGTGTCCAAAGAAATTGGATCTCTGATGAAACAGGGTAAGAAGGAAGAAGCCGAAACCGTAAAAAAAGAAGTATCTGAAATAGCCGGCAGACTGGAAGAAATGACTGCGAGGGAAAATGAACTGAGAGATTCTGTAACATCCAAAATGCTGCAGATTCCTCAGATGATCGACCCTTCTGTACCGATTGGCAGAGACGACACAGAAAATGTTGAACTGCAGAAGTTTGGAGAACCTGTCACACCTGATTTTGCAGTCCCCTATCATACAGAAATCATGGAGACTTTTGATGGTATTGATCTGAACAGTGCCGGCAGAGTATCCGGAAACGGCTTTTATTATCTGATGGGCGACATAGCAAGACTGCACTCGGCTGTTTTGAGCTATGCCCGGGATTTTATGATTGACCGGGGATTCACATATGTAATTCCACCGTATATGATCAGATCCAATGTTGTGACCGGAGTGATGTCTTTTGCCGAGATGGATGGAATGATGTACAAAATCGAAGGAGAAGATCTGTATCTGATTGGAACAAGTGAACATTCCATGATTGGAAAATTCATCGATCAGATTCTTGAAGAAAAGAATCTCCCTTATACATATACTTCCTACTCGCCGTGTTTCAGAAAAGAAAAAGGGGCCCATGGGATTGAAGAACGGGGAGTGTATCGAATTCATCAGTTCGAGAAACAGGAAATGATCGTTGTATGCAAACCGGAAGACAGTGCAGACTGGTTTAACAGACTGTATATGAACACTGTGGATTTCTTCCGGACCCTGGACATCCCGGTGAGAACACTGGAGTGCTGTTCAGGTGATCTGGCAGACTTGAAAGTAAAGTCTGTGGATGTGGAAGCATGGAGTCCCAGGCAGCAAAAATACTTTGAAGTGGGCAGCTGCTCGAATCTGGGAGATGCACAGGCGCGGCGTTTGAAAATCAGGGTTCGCGGCGAAGACGGCTCCAAGTATTTCGCTCACACTCTGAACAATACCTGTGTAGCCCCTCCCCGCATGCTGATTGCTTTCCTGGAAAACAATCTTCAGGCCGATGGATCTGTACGGATTCCGAAAGCTCTTCAGCCATATATGGGTGGAAAGTCCGTTCTGATGCCAAAGGGAAAGGAGTAATCCTTCCCTTTTTTTTGTGGAAATGATATATTGAATCTGCTGCTGCAATAGCATCTTATGAACCGGGTCAGATAGGGAACTAAGCAGCCCTAAGTAATGCTCTGTTATGTGCGGCAGTTTTTTTATACCTTTTACAGCGGGAGGCATTCAGATGGAACACAATGATGAATGGTATATGCACAAAGCAATGACGGCAGCCCGTTGGGCGGCACAGCTGGATGAAGTTCCAGTTGGCTGTGTAATCGTAAAACATGATAAAATCATCGCCTGGGGCTGGAATTCGCGTGAAGAGACTCAGGACCCCACAGGTCATGCTGAGATCATGGCTATCCGTAAAGCGGCAGAATATCTTGGAAGCTGGAGACTGGATGACTGCACAATGTATGTCACACTGGAGCCGTGCTGCATGTGTGCAGGTGCTCTTGTACAGTCGAGAGTATCAAGAGTTGTGTTCGGAGCCAGTGATCCTAAAGGCGGATGTGTCGGATCCTGTCTGAATGTATTTTCAATACCGGAATTCAACCACCATCCGGCAGTAGACTCCGGATGTCTTCAAACGGAGTGCGGTAGACTGCTGCGCGATTTTTTCAGACAGAAACGACAGAGAACAAAGCAGAAAAAGAAAATACAGGCAGGCTTCGGGTGCTGAAAATGGAAGCCTGCTTTTACGTTATAATATGTAACGAAAAGGAGGATGCTTATGGCCTACCAGGCATTATACAGAAAATATCGACCAGCGGTCTTCGAGGATATGGCAGGTCAGAAGCAGATTGTCCGTACGATTCAGAACGCGATTCAGAACGACAGAATCTCACATGCATATCTGTTTTGCGGTCCCAGGGGAACTGGAAAAACATCCGCTGCCAAAATATTTGCCAGAGCGCTCAACTGTACTTCCGATGGATTGAAGCCCTGCGGGCATTGTGAAAACTGTATGGCTGTCGATCATCCGGACATTGTGGAAATTGATGCTGCTTCCAACAATGGTGTGGAAGAAGCCAGAAATCTTGTTGAACGAGTAAAGTATGCCCCAATGATGGGTAAATACAAAATTTATATAATCGATGAAGTCCATATGATGACGGCAGGAGCGTTCAATGCTCTTCTAAAAACAATTGAAGAACCTCCGGCTCATGTCGTATTCATTCTCGCAACAACAGAACCTCATAAGGTATTGCCAACCATTCTGTCCAGATGTCAGAGATTCGACTTTAAAAAGGTCCCTCAGAATGAAATCCGTCAGAGGCTGCTGCAGATTGCAGAGAAGGAAGGAACAGTACTGGATCAGCAAGCTGCTGAACAGATTTCCCTGCTTTCTGATGGAGGGATGAGAGATGCATTATCTATTCTGGATCAGTGTATTGCATACGAGCCTGAGCATTTAACAGCTGAAGATATACGAGCTGTGTATGGCGTTGTTTCAGATGCTGACATCAGCGATATTTTCGGCTTATTGCAGCGCGGCCAGGCTGATCAGCTTATAAATGCCATCAAGACCCTGTATGACAACGGAATGGATCTCGAACGGTTCACTGCTGACCTGATCACACTGGTAAAGGATAGCCTGATTTATTCCTGCTCTTCTGAAACTACACTTTTGTCAGAGGAAAGAAAACATTTGCTGCAGGCGTCATTCTCAAAAGCATCCATAGAATTCAGAACCCGTTTCCTGAAAGAACTCATGGATGTATATCCAAAATATTCCCATGCATCCAGCGTCCTGGATTATCTGGAGGCTGTCCTTCTGAAGTACGTACAACATGAAACAATCAATTCTGAATATGATTCATCAGTTCCCGTTCAGATACCTGTCAGAAATTTATCGGAAAATATCGGTGAATCAGATTCCAAAACGGCTGGAAGTGTAAATAAACCTGTCACTGAGAAGCAGAATGTGAAATCAGAATCTGATGTTTCACGTGAAACATCTCTGAAGAAGAAAGCGACACCTGATCCACTCGAAACACCAGAGTATACGAATGACCAGATTGTCGGTCTTCTTCATACAGCTGATAAATCTTTACGCGAAAAGGATATGTCAGCATGGAAAACCCGTATGACATTCAGTGGCTCTCTGCAGTCAGGAAAATATGCGAGAGCAGTTGCCAATGCGAAGCTTGCAGCTTCTGGCAGTAACTATATAATCGTATATACTTCAAAACAGATGGAGTCAGACGCGATCAATGATCTCCAGAAAGCTGAAGGCTTTGAAGATTTCATGGAACTGCTCACAGGGACAAGGAAAGCCGTGATTGCAGTGTCAGCATCCAGATATAAAGAAGTACTGGATACATTCAGGGCATGTATGAAATCAGGAACATTCCCTGCAGCCCCGGCCATTCAAACATGTGAAGTAGATGTTGGTCATATGAAATCTACAGAGGAGGAACTTCGGGTGATGTTTCCAAATCTGAAAATCATAAATGACTGAAAGGAGTAACTATGTATCCTGCCAAATTCGAAAATCTGATTGCCGCATTCAGAAGGCTTCCAGGTGTTGGGATGAAAACAGCAGAGCGGTACGCTTTTGAAGCTCTGAATTGGGATGAGGAAACAAGAAAAGAAGTAGAGAGGAGTCTGCAACAAATATCTGAAATTCATACATGTCGTATTTGTGGAAATCTCTGTGATGAAGATGAATGTGAGTACTGCAAAGATCCAAACCGAACGGACCATTTGATCTGCATTGTGCAGTCACCAAAAGATCTTCAGGCCCTTGAGTCAGCCGGGGTCTTCAATGGAAAATATCATGTATTAAATGGAACCATAAATATGGCTAAGGGAGTCCTGCCGTCAGATTTAAACATAGATACACTGATTCAACGTATCAATGAAAATATAGATGAGGTGATTCTGGCCACTGAACCCACCGTTGATGGAGAAACAACGGCATTGTATTTGACAAAACTGCTGCAGGGAAAAGTGAAAGTCACACGATTAGCGAACGGTATTCCTATGGGAGGCCATTTGGATTATTCCGATGCAAGAACTCTTCAAAGAGCATTTCAAGGTAGAACCAATGCTCAAAGTGAATAGAAGCAAAAAGAGGAGAGCTCATCTGGAACTCTCCTTTTTCATATGGGCGGATATTATAAAATGGCATACTTTCTGATGAATCATAAGAATAATATATGAGCTTGAGAAAAGACGTCTTTTGATAGTTCTACAGTTTTACAGCCTTACGGCACCATTAATGGGAGAAAACCTAAGCTACAGAGATGGATTTCAGACTGTTGTTTTATCCTATTATTGTCATAAGAGTAATCACATTACATAATCCAAAGAGATATATAAATCATATGAAATGATGGTACCATGAAAAAAGAACGTTATTTTCATATGAATAATTCCTTTAAAGAGTGACCAGACGGCATAAGAGGCAATCAAGTATAAGCAAATTCGTAAGAATTGTCAGACAGGTATTCTTTCATCTGAAAACAATATGAGTGGAATATGAAACACTCATTATTGCCTCAGTAAAATCAAATCAGAATAAGACAACGAAACTCACTGAAATATAGGTGTTGTCTTAGATATGAATAGAATATGAAAAGATGCAGCAATAAGACATTACACTGTATGATTTATCCTGCAGTATTTGCCAAAATCTTACCAATCATATGAATAAAGTAGGACAGTAAGAAAACTTGACCTGACAGCATTCTGATTCAATAGATACCCCTAGATTGAAAAGTTAGATGAATACACTTACAGCAACATTAGTCGGTTTTTTACGAATTAAAATATATGACAAGAATATGAAAATGATGAATTCCTAAAATCTAATATGAACAGTGAATATGAATCATATGACATGATGGGAATATTCAGATTCAGATTGCTGTAGATTAGCCCGATCACCATGAATGCTTCTTTAATATGACTATCGAAGCTGGAAATGGATCCCCAACATACAATTCGTTTATATATGTATGATTTTCTCGATAGTAATCATATGACTTCTGTGGTATAGCAGTATTAGTATCTATAGAACTGGACATGAAAGTCATATCTATGAGTCTCCGGTAACAGACAAAAACAAGGGAAAATTCTGAAAATTCTTTGTTCATATGATTGCGGATTCCATATGTAGAGATATTCATATAATGTATCTGAATTGCAGAGAATATCGGGCTAAGGCATAATACTCAACTGTCAAGTATCATATGAAATCATAGAATGTCCGGAAGAGCTATGATATAATGCCACCGCAATCCTAAGAAATACGTAAGATGCTGTGATGAAAGGAAGTGATTGGTTTGACGGATTCAGATAAAACGATAGATGTTTTTTATGATATGGACATTGCCCAGATCTGCCAGCACTTCAACAAATCACGGAATACAGTGGATAAAGCAATCGCGAAACTGGTAAAGGACAATCCTGAC includes the following:
- the gyrA gene encoding DNA gyrase subunit A, whose amino-acid sequence is MDELEKNNGYEVVDIASEMKDSFLDYSMSVIVQRALPDVRDGLKPVHRRILHAMNSLNMTPGSAHKKSARIVGEVIGKYHPHGDTAVYDSMVRMAQDFSYRYPLVDGHGNFGSLDGDEAAAMRYTEARMSRISMEMMRDINKDTVDFVDNYDGEEKEPVVLPSRIPNLLVNGSMGIAVGMATNIPPHNLKETAEAVCAYMDNPDITIPELMEFLPGPDFPTGGIILGRKGIRQAYETGRGSLQVRSRYRVEELTGGRKRIVFYEIPFSVNKASLIAKMAALIRDKAIQGVTYLNDESNREGIRIVMDLKKDAQEDVILNQLFHLTPLQSGFGINMLALEGGRPRQLSLKEIIRDYVEHQVEVIRRKTAFDLKKAQERAHILEGLRIALDHLDEIITTIRNSRSDEAGLNAELCEKFGFSYEQSRAILAMQMKRLSGLERDKIESEYDALIQAIEDYKDILNREERVVQIIKDDLTEIVQKYGDKRRTEISTDYVDMDDEDLIPREHVIITMTASGYIKRQPVSMYHAQNRGGKGIKSLTLNDEDNVEHMVSMSTHSHLLLFTNQGRVYRLKGYNIPNASRTAKGTPIVNVMDLQPGESIRTLLPVPENKEGFKSLIFVTRNGVVKRTAVGEFDSINRNGKIAIGLRPDDELKFVKGTTGDDDVIIAGSKGKAIRFHESQIRMMGRTAAGVSGFNTDGGEVVGLALTHEGDTLLSVSENGFGKRTSVEEFTRRSRGGKGMYAIHMTEKTGPLVSVMAVHGDEDAMIVASDGIMIRISLKDVGLYSRQTQGLKLINLNDGATVTRLSLVHPEDEEIAEIHISEEESGQSEQDELKENVYTGDLEVDESIETGSDDSSLE
- the serS gene encoding serine--tRNA ligase, which produces MLDIKFVRENPDAVKENIRKKFQDHKLVLVDQVIEEDQELRIIQQEADQLRSRRKTVSKEIGSLMKQGKKEEAETVKKEVSEIAGRLEEMTARENELRDSVTSKMLQIPQMIDPSVPIGRDDTENVELQKFGEPVTPDFAVPYHTEIMETFDGIDLNSAGRVSGNGFYYLMGDIARLHSAVLSYARDFMIDRGFTYVIPPYMIRSNVVTGVMSFAEMDGMMYKIEGEDLYLIGTSEHSMIGKFIDQILEEKNLPYTYTSYSPCFRKEKGAHGIEERGVYRIHQFEKQEMIVVCKPEDSADWFNRLYMNTVDFFRTLDIPVRTLECCSGDLADLKVKSVDVEAWSPRQQKYFEVGSCSNLGDAQARRLKIRVRGEDGSKYFAHTLNNTCVAPPRMLIAFLENNLQADGSVRIPKALQPYMGGKSVLMPKGKE
- the tadA gene encoding tRNA adenosine(34) deaminase TadA, which encodes MEHNDEWYMHKAMTAARWAAQLDEVPVGCVIVKHDKIIAWGWNSREETQDPTGHAEIMAIRKAAEYLGSWRLDDCTMYVTLEPCCMCAGALVQSRVSRVVFGASDPKGGCVGSCLNVFSIPEFNHHPAVDSGCLQTECGRLLRDFFRQKRQRTKQKKKIQAGFGC
- the dnaX gene encoding DNA polymerase III subunit gamma/tau; this encodes MAYQALYRKYRPAVFEDMAGQKQIVRTIQNAIQNDRISHAYLFCGPRGTGKTSAAKIFARALNCTSDGLKPCGHCENCMAVDHPDIVEIDAASNNGVEEARNLVERVKYAPMMGKYKIYIIDEVHMMTAGAFNALLKTIEEPPAHVVFILATTEPHKVLPTILSRCQRFDFKKVPQNEIRQRLLQIAEKEGTVLDQQAAEQISLLSDGGMRDALSILDQCIAYEPEHLTAEDIRAVYGVVSDADISDIFGLLQRGQADQLINAIKTLYDNGMDLERFTADLITLVKDSLIYSCSSETTLLSEERKHLLQASFSKASIEFRTRFLKELMDVYPKYSHASSVLDYLEAVLLKYVQHETINSEYDSSVPVQIPVRNLSENIGESDSKTAGSVNKPVTEKQNVKSESDVSRETSLKKKATPDPLETPEYTNDQIVGLLHTADKSLREKDMSAWKTRMTFSGSLQSGKYARAVANAKLAASGSNYIIVYTSKQMESDAINDLQKAEGFEDFMELLTGTRKAVIAVSASRYKEVLDTFRACMKSGTFPAAPAIQTCEVDVGHMKSTEEELRVMFPNLKIIND
- the recR gene encoding recombination mediator RecR; this encodes MYPAKFENLIAAFRRLPGVGMKTAERYAFEALNWDEETRKEVERSLQQISEIHTCRICGNLCDEDECEYCKDPNRTDHLICIVQSPKDLQALESAGVFNGKYHVLNGTINMAKGVLPSDLNIDTLIQRINENIDEVILATEPTVDGETTALYLTKLLQGKVKVTRLANGIPMGGHLDYSDARTLQRAFQGRTNAQSE